In Paenacidovorax monticola, the genomic window AGCCCATGAAGGTGGGCATCGCCATCAGCGACCTGCTGTGCGGCATGTACGCGACCACGGCCATCCTCGCGGCCCTGGAGCACCGTCATGTGAGCGGACGGGGGCAGCACATCGACATGTCCCTGCTCGACTGCGTCGTCACCATCAGCTCCTACCAGGCCATCAATTACTTCCTCTCCGACAGAATCCCCCGGCGCATGGGCAACGCCCACTCGAATATGGTGCCCTACCAGGTGTTCCGCTGCAAGGAAGGCGACGTGATCGTGGCCGTTGGCAACGATGGTCAGTTCCGCGCTCTGTGCGAACTCATTGACCGCCCGGACCTCGCGGCCGATGAGCGCTTTGCCACGCCCGGCCAGCGCAACCGGAACCGCGACACGCTGATCCCCCAGATCGCCGATGCCATGCTCACCCGCACCATGGCCGAATGGGTGGAACGCATGGAGGCTGCCAACGTCCCCTGCGGCCCCATCAACAACATGCAGCAGGTGTTCGAGGACCCGCAGGTGCAGCACCGGGGCATGCGGCTGTCGCTGCCGCACGGCGCGGGCGTACAGGCACCGGCCGTGGCCAATCCCATGCGTTTTTCCGAAACGCCCATCCGGTACGGCCGCTCCGCGCCCCGGCTGGGAGAACACACCGACGATGTACTGGCCCACGGGCTGGGCCTGTCGGCCCAGCGCATCGCCGAGCTGCGCGCGCACGGCGCGATCTGAGCCTCTTTCCCGCGCGGCGGGCCACGCCCTCATTCCAACGACCTAGGAGACAACCATGCAACGCCATTCCTTCTTGCGCGGCGGCCTTGCCCTCGCCATGGCCGCCTGCCTCGCGGGCAGCGCCCTGGCCCAGGGCAAGCCGGCCACCCTCCGTTTCCTCGTGCCCTACCCTGCGGGCGGTGCGGCAGACCAGATCACGCGGCTGGTGGCCAATGACGCTTCGATCATCCTCGGCACTCCCATCGTGATCGAGAACAAGGGCGGCGCCGCAGGCATGATCGCGGCCGAGCTGGCGCTGCGCGCCGAACCGGACGGCGCCACGTTCTACGTGGGCGCGAACGCCCCCATGGTGATCAACCAGGCCATCTACGACAAGATGCCCTACGACCCCGCCAAGGACTTCGTGCCCGTGGCGGGCATGGGCAAGGCCCCGCTGCTGCTGGTCACCCGCAAGGACCTGGGCGCGCCCACGCTGCCGGCGCTGATTGCCCTGGCCAAGAAGGATCCGGGCCGCATCACCATGGGATCGGCCAGCAGCGGCAACATCACCCACCTGGCCGGGGAGCACGCGGCCAGCCAGATGGGCTTCAAGGTCACGCACGTGCCGTTCGCTGGCAGCGCCCCCGCCATCACGAGCATGATGGGCGGCAACGTCGACATCATGTTCGACGCCCTGCCCTCTTGCATGCAGCAGGCCAAGGCCGGCCGCATCGTGCCGCTGGCCCTCATGGACGGCCAGCGCTTCCCGCAACTGCCCCAGATCCCCACCATGGAAGAACTTGGCTACAAGGGCCTGGTAGCCAGTGCCTGGTTTGGCGTGATGGCGCGCACCGGCACGCCCCAGCCCGCGATCGACGCACTCAACAAGGCCATCAACGAAGCCCTCAGGAAGCCCGAACTCATCGAGAAGCTGCGCAACATCGGCGCCCAGCCCATGCCGGGCACGCAGCAGCAGTTCGCCCAGTTCATCACCGCCGAGCGCCAGCAGTGGATGCCCCTGGCCAAGGCACTCGGCGTGAAGGCGGACTGAACCATGGACGCACTTCAGCATAAGCACAGCTTCGGCTCCATTGCCGCGCTCAAGGACTTCGTGGGCCAGCCCGCCGTGACGGCCGAACCCATCCTCGTCGACCAGCCCATGATCGACACCTTCGCTGGCGTCACGCACGACCGGCAGTGGATCCACGTGGACCCTGTGCGCGCCGCAGCGGAGTCGCCGTTCCAGACCACCATTGCGCACGGCCTGCTCACGCTCTCGCTCATCACGGGC contains:
- a CDS encoding CaiB/BaiF CoA transferase family protein, whose product is MTSTLGHIKVLDLTRILAGPWATQNLADMGAEVIKVERPGVGDDTRAWGPPFLKDAEGRETADSSYFLSANRGKKSITVDLAHPEGQALIRELAVQADVVVENYKVGTLARYGLDYASLQALNPRLVYCSVTGFGQSGPYAALPGYDFVFQGMGGLMSITGQPEGAPGDEPMKVGIAISDLLCGMYATTAILAALEHRHVSGRGQHIDMSLLDCVVTISSYQAINYFLSDRIPRRMGNAHSNMVPYQVFRCKEGDVIVAVGNDGQFRALCELIDRPDLAADERFATPGQRNRNRDTLIPQIADAMLTRTMAEWVERMEAANVPCGPINNMQQVFEDPQVQHRGMRLSLPHGAGVQAPAVANPMRFSETPIRYGRSAPRLGEHTDDVLAHGLGLSAQRIAELRAHGAI
- a CDS encoding Bug family tripartite tricarboxylate transporter substrate binding protein, with protein sequence MQRHSFLRGGLALAMAACLAGSALAQGKPATLRFLVPYPAGGAADQITRLVANDASIILGTPIVIENKGGAAGMIAAELALRAEPDGATFYVGANAPMVINQAIYDKMPYDPAKDFVPVAGMGKAPLLLVTRKDLGAPTLPALIALAKKDPGRITMGSASSGNITHLAGEHAASQMGFKVTHVPFAGSAPAITSMMGGNVDIMFDALPSCMQQAKAGRIVPLALMDGQRFPQLPQIPTMEELGYKGLVASAWFGVMARTGTPQPAIDALNKAINEALRKPELIEKLRNIGAQPMPGTQQQFAQFITAERQQWMPLAKALGVKAD
- a CDS encoding MaoC family dehydratase yields the protein MDALQHKHSFGSIAALKDFVGQPAVTAEPILVDQPMIDTFAGVTHDRQWIHVDPVRAAAESPFQTTIAHGLLTLSLITGWYHRLFEFPGRKLALNYGFDKVRFTAPVPCGSRLAGSFRLARVDDIRENEARCVWHVEVRAEGAERPAMVAEWIMQLRY